In Eubalaena glacialis isolate mEubGla1 chromosome 3, mEubGla1.1.hap2.+ XY, whole genome shotgun sequence, the following are encoded in one genomic region:
- the DDOST gene encoding dolichyl-diphosphooligosaccharide--protein glycosyltransferase 48 kDa subunit gives MGLGAAARAWSLLWLLLPLLGLVGASGPRTLVLLDNLNLRETHSLFFRSLKDRGFVLTFKTADDPSLSLIKYGEFLYDNLIIFSPSVEDFGGNINVETISTFIDGGGRVLVAASSDIGDPLRELGSECGIEFDEEKTAVIDHHNYDISDLGQHTLVVADTENLLKAPTIVGKSSLNPILFRGVGMVADPDNPLVLDILTGSSTSYSFFPDKPITQYPHAVGKNTLLIAGLQARNNARVIFSGSLDFFSDAFFNSAVQKAAPGSQRYSQTGNYELAVALSRWVFKEEGVLRVGPVSHHRVGETAPPNAYTVTDLVEYSIVIEQLSDGKWVPFDGDDIQLEFVRIDPFVRTFLKRKAGKYSVQFKLPDVYGVFQFKVDYNRLGYTHLYSSTQVSVRPLQHTQYERFIPSAYPYYASAFSMMVGLFIFSVVFLHMKEKEKCD, from the exons ATGGGGCTCGGTGCCGCGGCCCGTGCTTGGTCCCTCTTGTGGCTGCTGCTGCCCTTGCTTGGCCTGGTCGGCGCTAGCGGCCCCCGCACCTTGGTGCTGCTGGACAACCTCAACCTGCGGGAGACGCATTCGCTTTTCTTCCGGAGCCTGAAGG ATCGGGGCTTTGTACTCACATTCAAGACCGCAGATGACCCCAGCCTGTCCCTCATTAAGTACGGGGAGTTCCTCTATGACAATCTCATCATCTTCTCCCCTTCGGTAGAAG ATTTCGGGGGAAATATCAACGTGGAGACCATCAGTACCTTTATCGACGGTGGAGGCCGTGTCCTTGTAGCTGCCAGCTCAGACATTG GTGACCCTCTTCGAGAGCTGGGCAGTGAGTGTGGGATCGAATTTGACGAGGAGAAAACAGCTGTCATCGACCATCACAACTATGACATCTCAGACCTTGGCCAG CATACGCTCGTCGTGGCCGACACGGAGAACCTGCTCAAGGCCCCGACCATCGTGGGGAAGTCGTCTCTGAATCCCATCCTCTTTCGAGGTGTCGG GATGGTGGCTGATCCTGACAATCCTTTGGTGCTGGACATCCTGACGGGCTCTTCCACCTCCTACTCCTTCTTCCCCGATAAACCCATCACCCAG TACCCCCATGCCGTGGGGAAGAACACCCTCCTGATCGCGGGGCTGCAGGCCAGGAACAACGCCCGGGTCATCTTCAGCGGCTCCCTTGACTTCTTCAGCGATGCCTTCTTCAACTCGGCGGTGCAGAAGGCCGCGCCCGGCTCCCAGAG GTATTCCCAGACAGGCAACTACGAGCTAGCTGTGGCGCTTTCCCGCTGGGTGTTCAAGGAGGAGGGTGTCCTGCGTGTGGGGCCTGTGTCCCATCATCGGGTGGGCGAGACAGCCCCGCCCAACGCCTACACTGTCACTGACCTAGTG GAGTACAGCATCGTGATTGAGCAGCTCTCAGACGGCAAATGGGTCCCCTTTGATGGTGACGACATTCAGCTGGAGTTCGTCCGCATTGATCCTTTTGTGAGGACCTTCTTGAAGAGGAAAG CTGGCAAGTACAGCGTCCAGTTCAAGTTGCCTGACGTGTACGGCGTGTTCCAGTTCAAAGTGGATTACAACCGGCTAGGCTACACACACTTATACTCTTCCACTCAG GTGTCAGTGCGGCCCCTGCAGCACACGCAGTACGAACGCTTCATCCCCTCGGCCTATCCCTACTACGCCAGCGCCTTCTCCATGATGGTGGGGCTCTTCATCTTCAGCGTCGTCTTCTTACAcatgaaggagaaggagaagtgtGACTGA
- the PINK1 gene encoding serine/threonine-protein kinase PINK1, mitochondrial isoform X2 — MAVRQALGRGLQLGRALLLRFTAKPGPTYGWGRPERPGPAAGWGRGERPGQAAGPGAEPRRLGLGLPGRYRFFRQSVAGLAARLQRQFVGWARGGAGPCGRAVFLAFGLGLGLIEEKQAEGRRAASACDEIQAVFTQKNKLLPDPLDARRWQGFRLEEYLIGKSIGKGCSAAVYEATMPVLPQDQQVAGSIELLPGRGPEIVPRGEEEQAPLAPAFPLAIKMMWNISAGSSSEAIFSTMSQELVPASRVALAGEYGAVTHRSKGGPKQLAAHPNVIRVFRAFTSSVPLLPGALLDYPDVLPPRLHPEGLGHGRTLFLVMKNYSCTLRQYLRGNSPSPRLATVMTLQLLEGVAHLVQQGVAHRDLKSDNVLVELDADGCPWLVITDFGCCLADERVGLRLPFTSWYVDRGGNGCLMAPEVSTACPGPRAVIDYSKADAWAVGALAYEIFGLPNPFYGQGRAHLESRSYQEAQLPALPESVPLETRQLVRSLLQRDASKRPSARVAANVLHLSLWGERTLALKNLKPDRMIGWLLQQSAATLLASRLAEKNCVETKMKMLFLANLEYEALSQAALLLCSWRAAP; from the exons ATGGCGGTGCGACAGGCGCTGGGCCGGGGCCTGCAGCTGGGCCGAGCGCTGCTACTGCGCTTCACGGCCAAGCCTGGCCCGACCTACGGCTGGGGGCGACCGGAGCGGCCGGGCCCCGCGGCGGGCTGGGGTCGCGGGGAGCGCCCGGGCCAGGCCGCGGGACCCGGCGCGGAGCCGCGCAGGCTCGGGCTCGGGCTCCCCGGCCGCTACCGCTTCTTCCGCCAGTCGGTGGCCGGGCTGGCGGCGCGGCTCCAGAGGCAGTTCGTGGGGTGGGCCCGGGGCGGCGCGGGCCCTTGCGGCCGGGCCGTCTTTCTGGCCTTCGGGCTGGGGCTGGGTCTCATCGAGGAGAAGCAAGCGGAGGGCCGGCGGGCGGCCTCGGCCTGTGATGAGATCCAG GCAGTTTTCACCCAGAAAAACAAGCTGCTCCCTGACCCACTGGACGCTAGACGCTGGCAGGGTTTCCGGCTGGAGGAGTATCTGATCGGGAAGTCCATTGGCAAGGGCTGCAGTGCCGCtgtctatgaggccaccatgcCTGTGTTGCCCCAGGACCAGCAGGTGGCAGGGAGCATCGAGCTTCTTCCAGGGAGAGGCCCAGAGATCGTTCCACGAGGAGAAGAGGAGCAAGCCCCACTGGCCCCTGCCTTTCCCTTGGCCATCAAGATGATGTGGAACATCTCG GCGGGCTCATCCAGCGAAGCCATCTTTAGCACAATGAGCCAGGAGCTCGTCCCAGCCAGTCGAGTGGCCTTGGCCGGGGAGTATGGAGCAGTCACTCACAG ATCCAAGGGGGGTCCCAAGCAGCTGGCCGCACACCCCAACGTCATCCGCGTCTTCCGCGCCTTCACATCGTCTGTGCCACTGCTGCCAGGGGCCCTGCTCGACTACCCTGACGTGCTGCCCCCGCGCCTTCACCCCGAAGGCCTGGGCCACGGGCGGACACTCTTCCTTGTCATGAAGAA CTACTCCTGTACCCTGCGCCAGTACCTTCGTGGGAACAGCCCGAGCCCCCGCCTGGCCACCGTGATGACTCTGCAGCTCCTGGAAGGGGTGGCTCACCTGGTGCAGCAGGGCGTCGCACACAGAGACCTGAAATCCGACAACGTCCTCGTGGAGCTGGACGCAG ACGGCTGCCCCTGGTTGGTGATCACAGACTTCGGCTGCTGCCTGGCTGATGAGCGCGTCGGCCTGCGGTTGCCTTTCACCAGTTGGTATGTGGACCGTGGTGGAAACGGCTGCCTGATGGCCCCTGAG GTGTCCACAGCCTGCCCTGGCCCCAGGGCAGTGATCGACTACAGCAAGGCTGATGCCTGGGCAGTGGGAGCGCTCGCCTACGAAATCTTCGGGCTCCCCAATCCCTTTTACGGTCAGGGCAGGGCCCACCTTGAAAGCCGCAGTTACCAAGAAGCTCAGCTGCCAGCGCTGCCCGAGTCGGTGCCTCTGGAGACGAGACAGCTGGTGAGGTCACTGCTCCAGCGAGATGCCAGCAAG AGGCCATCTGCCCGAGTGGCTGCTAACGTGCTTCATTTAAGCCTCTGGGGTGAACGTACTCTAGCCCTGAAGAACCTGAAACCAGACAGGATGATCGGCTGGCTCCTCCAACAATCAGCCGCCACTCTGCTGGCCAGCAGGCTTGCAGAGAAGAACTGTgtggaaacaaaaatgaagatGTTATTTCTGGCCAACCTGGAGTATGAAGCGCTGAGTCAGGCAGCCCTCCTCCTCTGCTCGTGGAGGGCGGCCCCGTGA
- the PINK1 gene encoding serine/threonine-protein kinase PINK1, mitochondrial isoform X1: MAVRQALGRGLQLGRALLLRFTAKPGPTYGWGRPERPGPAAGWGRGERPGQAAGPGAEPRRLGLGLPGRYRFFRQSVAGLAARLQRQFVGWARGGAGPCGRAVFLAFGLGLGLIEEKQAEGRRAASACDEIQAVFTQKNKLLPDPLDARRWQGFRLEEYLIGKSIGKGCSAAVYEATMPVLPQDQQVAGSIELLPGRGPEIVPRGEEEQAPLAPAFPLAIKMMWNISAGSSSEAIFSTMSQELVPASRVALAGEYGAVTHRRSKGGPKQLAAHPNVIRVFRAFTSSVPLLPGALLDYPDVLPPRLHPEGLGHGRTLFLVMKNYSCTLRQYLRGNSPSPRLATVMTLQLLEGVAHLVQQGVAHRDLKSDNVLVELDADGCPWLVITDFGCCLADERVGLRLPFTSWYVDRGGNGCLMAPEVSTACPGPRAVIDYSKADAWAVGALAYEIFGLPNPFYGQGRAHLESRSYQEAQLPALPESVPLETRQLVRSLLQRDASKRPSARVAANVLHLSLWGERTLALKNLKPDRMIGWLLQQSAATLLASRLAEKNCVETKMKMLFLANLEYEALSQAALLLCSWRAAP, encoded by the exons ATGGCGGTGCGACAGGCGCTGGGCCGGGGCCTGCAGCTGGGCCGAGCGCTGCTACTGCGCTTCACGGCCAAGCCTGGCCCGACCTACGGCTGGGGGCGACCGGAGCGGCCGGGCCCCGCGGCGGGCTGGGGTCGCGGGGAGCGCCCGGGCCAGGCCGCGGGACCCGGCGCGGAGCCGCGCAGGCTCGGGCTCGGGCTCCCCGGCCGCTACCGCTTCTTCCGCCAGTCGGTGGCCGGGCTGGCGGCGCGGCTCCAGAGGCAGTTCGTGGGGTGGGCCCGGGGCGGCGCGGGCCCTTGCGGCCGGGCCGTCTTTCTGGCCTTCGGGCTGGGGCTGGGTCTCATCGAGGAGAAGCAAGCGGAGGGCCGGCGGGCGGCCTCGGCCTGTGATGAGATCCAG GCAGTTTTCACCCAGAAAAACAAGCTGCTCCCTGACCCACTGGACGCTAGACGCTGGCAGGGTTTCCGGCTGGAGGAGTATCTGATCGGGAAGTCCATTGGCAAGGGCTGCAGTGCCGCtgtctatgaggccaccatgcCTGTGTTGCCCCAGGACCAGCAGGTGGCAGGGAGCATCGAGCTTCTTCCAGGGAGAGGCCCAGAGATCGTTCCACGAGGAGAAGAGGAGCAAGCCCCACTGGCCCCTGCCTTTCCCTTGGCCATCAAGATGATGTGGAACATCTCG GCGGGCTCATCCAGCGAAGCCATCTTTAGCACAATGAGCCAGGAGCTCGTCCCAGCCAGTCGAGTGGCCTTGGCCGGGGAGTATGGAGCAGTCACTCACAG AAGATCCAAGGGGGGTCCCAAGCAGCTGGCCGCACACCCCAACGTCATCCGCGTCTTCCGCGCCTTCACATCGTCTGTGCCACTGCTGCCAGGGGCCCTGCTCGACTACCCTGACGTGCTGCCCCCGCGCCTTCACCCCGAAGGCCTGGGCCACGGGCGGACACTCTTCCTTGTCATGAAGAA CTACTCCTGTACCCTGCGCCAGTACCTTCGTGGGAACAGCCCGAGCCCCCGCCTGGCCACCGTGATGACTCTGCAGCTCCTGGAAGGGGTGGCTCACCTGGTGCAGCAGGGCGTCGCACACAGAGACCTGAAATCCGACAACGTCCTCGTGGAGCTGGACGCAG ACGGCTGCCCCTGGTTGGTGATCACAGACTTCGGCTGCTGCCTGGCTGATGAGCGCGTCGGCCTGCGGTTGCCTTTCACCAGTTGGTATGTGGACCGTGGTGGAAACGGCTGCCTGATGGCCCCTGAG GTGTCCACAGCCTGCCCTGGCCCCAGGGCAGTGATCGACTACAGCAAGGCTGATGCCTGGGCAGTGGGAGCGCTCGCCTACGAAATCTTCGGGCTCCCCAATCCCTTTTACGGTCAGGGCAGGGCCCACCTTGAAAGCCGCAGTTACCAAGAAGCTCAGCTGCCAGCGCTGCCCGAGTCGGTGCCTCTGGAGACGAGACAGCTGGTGAGGTCACTGCTCCAGCGAGATGCCAGCAAG AGGCCATCTGCCCGAGTGGCTGCTAACGTGCTTCATTTAAGCCTCTGGGGTGAACGTACTCTAGCCCTGAAGAACCTGAAACCAGACAGGATGATCGGCTGGCTCCTCCAACAATCAGCCGCCACTCTGCTGGCCAGCAGGCTTGCAGAGAAGAACTGTgtggaaacaaaaatgaagatGTTATTTCTGGCCAACCTGGAGTATGAAGCGCTGAGTCAGGCAGCCCTCCTCCTCTGCTCGTGGAGGGCGGCCCCGTGA